The sequence below is a genomic window from Caloramator mitchellensis.
GGCTCCAGGATTGATAATAATACCATCAAACTTTCCAAATGAATTATGTATTTCGTTTATAATTTCACCTTCAATGTTGCTATGAAATATTTTAACTTCAACACCATTTAAATTTGCAAATTCATATATAAATTTGCTAAGCTCTTCATAGGAAATATTACCGTAAACTTCAGCTTCTCTTATGCCAAGCATATTCAAGTTTGGACCATTGATTATTAATAGTCTCAATTTACCACACCCTATAACTTTCTATGCAACACTTGTATTTTATCAAATTTATACTAACATTGCAATTGATATTTAGATTTTTAATGAATTGAGTTCCATCTGGAATATTCTTTTAAGTTCTAGTGCATCTTCAGCCATATTTTCACGCGATTCACAAATAATCCTCGCATAAACATCTTTTTTAATAAGAACTTTTGCGAGAAGTGAAAATTCAGGGCCATAATCAGTATCTGATAAGGACCAGTGTTTCTTTTCTCCTGCATCAGTGTATTCAATCCTACTAAAATGACAATGTAATTTTTTTAAACATTTTTCTCCTAAACCGCTAAATAATTTATCGAATATATATTCAAAGTCAGAAATTGAATTTAATGCTCCTCTTCCTAGCGCATGAATATGGCCAAAATCTATGGTAGGAATTAAATTATA
It includes:
- the aroQ gene encoding type II 3-dehydroquinate dehydratase, with the protein product MRLLIINGPNLNMLGIREAEVYGNISYEELSKFIYEFANLNGVEVKIFHSNIEGEIINEIHNSFGKFDGIIINPGAYTHYSYAIHDAIKSVNIPTIEVHLSNIYSREEYRRKSVIAPSCVGQITGLGKYSYILAIAYFTKGE